The Gossypium hirsutum isolate 1008001.06 chromosome A03, Gossypium_hirsutum_v2.1, whole genome shotgun sequence genome contains the following window.
aattttaaactcaGAATAATCTAAACACTTGAAAGTCTCGACTTTCACTTTGTTAATACTACCAAAATCTTATCGACTAATAATCCATAATTCGaaatgaaaattgataaatttatgtttaaaatttttaaattgatattatatagaaaaatcttaaaagaaaattatcaaaataatcgcAAAAGATTCACTAAATCCTAAATCCTCTTTCTAGAAGTATATATCTAAGTGGTTGATACCAAGAACATTATGGAGTCATACCTAATATTGTTTCTAGAACAATTAGTAGTTTAATTGGGGTTCTTTTTCTTAAATTATGAGTTTAGCTTTTCATGAAATCAACATTCGAACTTCCTAGCTTCATCAAGGGGCGATGTTCgataaataaattagtataaaGACACATGTTTTTcactatattaatatatatacactcaAAATTAGTGGTGGAGTTAATAAGGGTAGGTAGTGACTTTTACCCcgtaaaaatggtataattattttataattttttttaaaatttgttgcaTCCCTTCTAAAATATGACACGTGACTAGTTATGAGAGAAACTAACGAAAGCCTTCCGTGAACCTCCCGTGGATAATGAATCTTTATGGATGACCTATGGATCATCTGTAGGGAATCTTCTATAAACTGTCTGTGGATGACGAACCACTATAGATAGTTTGTGAACCTTCTAAATAGATCGTCCATGTGAGACTCGTCTATGAACTTTTAAGTAATCATCATTAAGAGTCTGCTGCAGATTCTTGTGGGGGACATATAAGTATAACAATTTTATACAACCCCAAGAATAAAGAATGTCAAAGTATGACCATGCAGTACGTTCCATGACGACAACAAACTTACAACGATCCTACCGCCTCGCCaagtaaataaagaaaaaccTTATAaaaaaactagtttttttttattgtattagCATTCGATTAAATCATAACATCAATCCAATCTTATAAATATTCACTTTATGAATGTAATTAATGAatgattaattatttataaataaaaataaaaataattaattaattataatttaatataattaataaaaattatttttatataaaattaataaaaattcgtaaataatagaatttaaacttaaaatccTCACATTACCATTTCAACCAGgttttatttaattcttatataaatttttataaatataatttttacatatttttttaaactcaTAAATGTTTAGAATCTAATATATAATAATCTCTTAACATCACTTATAACATTAAAAACTCTATTATGCAATTTCATAAAATTAGACTCTCTTTGATATAATTAGATTCCATGCATGGCTTGCCCCGCGACGAGTGTATTTTTCTTTATATTGtacaattatttatatttgtattttcgctggtttataatttgttgtatataaattttaatacgaGTTAGCAGAATCAGAGAATCTCGTCGAAGTTCTTAAAAGATAAATCATGCACGTTACATATAATGACTCGtcaagaaattttatattttgtgtttGATGAGATTTTAACCCATAATCGATAGCATACAAGACATTATTTGGGTGAGAATAGCTCAAGTGATAACACTCTCACCCATTAATACACTATAAGCTTTAGGCATGAGTTCGAGGTAAAGCATACGCGATGTGTATTATTTCTCCTATCAAGTACCCAATAAAGTATTTCTACTCATTAAAATCATTATCGATGCCACTTTAAGTATTCGGActcacaataaaatttaaaaaaaaaatcccataaaataaatatcaaatcaaTAAAAGATCCAACAGTTCGAACTAAGGACACCTCATAATTTCTCCCCAAGAAACCTAGCTCCTTCAAGATATACATTAAACCATATGTAAAGACAAAATTAGAAAGATTTTTAAGCTAATAATAAGCTATAACATCCTTCtcatttttctcatcatctaCCACCTAATTttccaaagaaaaagaaaacccagaGTTCCTCTTATTTCGTTTCCAAACTTCTAAAATCCAGGAAACCAGATTTCAGCCCCAAGAAATCATAACCATTACCATTGTTCTTGCTCTTGCTTTTGTCCATGCTACTGCTCATGATTGGCTCTGTGGGGGGACTGATTCTCAAGTCCAAATTCAAGTCTGGGATTTTCTTcatctcatcatcatcatctttgtTGATGAATTCATTAGGATTTTTAATATCATAATTGCTGTCTTCTTTGTTATCTTCATAATTAACGCCATTGCAACATATTGTATTTGCAACATGACGTGCAGTGCTTTCATTGAGTTGCTTATGAGTCAAGGGATCGACCCCTCGGTTCAATAGCTTCCTTCTTATATGTGTGTTCCAGTAGTTCTTTATCTCGTTATCTGTTCTTCCTGGTAATCTCGCAGCTATAAGTGACCACCTAtataaaaaacaagaaaaaaaagtttaatttattatttggtaCCTGCTTtgaattcaatgttcaatttAGTATCTAGATTTGGTTTCAATGTTGGTACCGAatttttcaatttggtacttgagtttttttTCTTGGTTAATTACCTGAGTTTGGCTTTGaagtttaactttttttttatctaaattaagtacctatcaaattgaacattaaagttAAACTTAATAtcaaattgggacaaaaaaaacTTGACTTGGGTATCTTATTCCATCAATATTTTGGAAATATTTATAAACTAATTGCACCCAATGTTCCCAAAATTATGATGTAGATTTTAAATCAATTCTTAAATTTCGAAACATTTTTAATCGAGTCCTCAAATTACCAccatcatataaatcaaaaagcCCTTTATGTAGCATAGTTATCAGCCTAAAGATGGTGATTGAACTGATGGAACGATCTGATTGATATAATACTACTATGAGCAACCAAAGTTCCAATTAAGATGAAAATGGGAGGGTATACTTACTTATTACCAAGAAGGCTATGAAGCTTGATAATGAGTTCATCTTCATCCTCAGTGAAATTGCCTCGTTTAAGGTCAGGTCTTAAATAGTTGATCCACCGAAGCCGACAGCTTTTTCCGCAACGAAGAAGGCCGGCGGCTTTAGGAAGGGAACGCCAACAACCTTCGCCGTGGGCTCGGATATAAGCGATGAGGCGGTCATCTTCTTCTTTGGTCCATGCACCTTTGTTTGTATGAGCTTTCTCACAACATGGAGACCTTCCCATTTGATTTCAGCAATAAACCCACAGCaacgtatatatatatagtacatataaatatacaaattaaagTTGTTTTTCagtatatatatagagagagagagggagagagagagagagtttttATAAAGTAGTAGGCTGGTCCTGAACCACAGCTTTAGAAGTGGTTTTATAGACTTCTTACTACTATTGCAGCATTCGAATCCGAAAATTTCAtctgattaattttaattttaattttaattttaatttattcattgatttttaaaaattaataattcaaattgaTTCGAATAAAGTAAATTGAACTTAAGCTAATTCGAacttaaattattcaaataagtaatcaaaaattattaaaattaaaatatgatctGAGTTTATAATAATCTGATTTGATAACTCAaaactttaaatttgaattatttgaatttgaaagGAATTATTAACAATTCAGTAGTGAGACACAACTGAATTATTGACAGTGCCTTCTCATCAAGTTCCTCCCACTCTGTCTGATTCGCATCCACGAGCCTTTTCCTTATAATAACATTTTTCAAACCGTTCTAAATTAGATTTGTCGTCATCTGAGCTTGCCATAAGTTGAAATTTGTGATCCCATcgaaattttcgatatcatacctCATTGTCATCTCTAAATGGGTTGAATGCAAAAATCGAACCAAGCTCTGATACTAGTTTGTTGGATCGAACCCAAGTTATGCAACTAATAAATGCAAATCAAGAAAATTAGAAACAAATATTTATGTGAAAAAAACTCTTCTGaataggataaaaaatcacgagcAAAGAAAAGTTTCACTAAAACAGCAAAAATTGAAAAGAGGAGTACAAGATGGAAAATCAAATAAACCCTGAACTTTAAATACAAAGATTCTCTGAAATTCTCAAAAACTCTctcttaattttgttgttattattctAAACTATCTAGGGTTGCTAAATGATCTATTTCTAGGTTGAAATTCGTGTAAAGAAAATATGACTAAAACATATCTAAAATAAACAGAGTTAGACTGGaaaaatatgacaaagtttaacTAAGAGAA
Protein-coding sequences here:
- the LOC107927859 gene encoding MYB-like transcription factor 4 encodes the protein MGRSPCCEKAHTNKGAWTKEEDDRLIAYIRAHGEGCWRSLPKAAGLLRCGKSCRLRWINYLRPDLKRGNFTEDEDELIIKLHSLLGNKWSLIAARLPGRTDNEIKNYWNTHIRRKLLNRGVDPLTHKQLNESTARHVANTICCNGVNYEDNKEDSNYDIKNPNEFINKDDDDEMKKIPDLNLDLRISPPTEPIMSSSMDKSKSKNNGNGYDFLGLKSGFLDFRSLETK